The Eubacterium maltosivorans genome includes the window GCAGGGCATTTTAAATATAAGGCTTGACAGAAGAAAAAGTTTTCGGTATTATAAACATTTGCAAGCTCAGATTAAGATTAATGTGAGAAAATTAAAGTGGAGATGTGGTAAAATATTTTCTCTTATTTGTGAAAATAATATAATTAAAATATGGCGAAAAGGGATTGTATTTTATCGTTTTCACCTGTATAATGTTAATAACAACATAGAAAGTAGGTGTCTTAAATGATTGAATTTGTATATGGAGCAAAGGGAAGCGGAAAGACTAAAAAAATGATCGATATGGCCAACGCAGAGGTTGGTTCTGCAAAGGGCGATATCCTGTTCATCAACGACAGAGACAAATACAGAGTGACTGTTGATACCAAAATTCGTTTTATTAATTCCGAGGATTTTGAAATTAAAGGGGAAGATGAGCTTTACGGTTTTATCAGTGGAGTAATCGCCGGAAATTATGACGTCGATGTTGTTTATATCGATAATTTACTGAGAATTCTTGATGCAGATGGTCCGGAAGACATTTCCGGAATCCTTGAAAAACTGGATAAAATCCAGAAAAAACAGGATATCAAATTTGTGCTCAGCCTGAGCTGCGAAGAGAGCACAGTTCCAGATTGCGTGAAAAATTATCTGTAAGAAATGAAGAGGCGCTCCCAGAATTTGCTGGTAAGACTGCGGGCGTCTTTTTTTTATTTTGTCAAAAATTGGAGGAACGATCATGGAAGAGCACCCGCTTTACAGGGTTTATTCACAATGGCTCAAAGAGCGTTACGGCAGTAAGGTTTATAAGCTTCCGGTTAACGTGCCGGTTTCCTGCCCGAACCGCGACGGCGCCGCGGGAGAGGGCGGCTGTATCTACTGCGGCGCCAAGGGCGGCGGCAACGAGACCCTGTCCGACGCTTTGAGCGTAGCCGAACAGGTGAAAAAAAACCGGGCCTACATTGCAAAACGCTATAAGGCAAAATTATTCATTCCCTACTTTCAAAGCTTTACCAACACCTACTGCAGCGCACCGCAGCTTGAACGCTGGGTGCGTGAGGCAGTGGGCAGCGGCGAGGGCATTGCCGGTGTGGCCATCTCCACCAGACCGGACTGCATAAGCGATGAGCAGCTGGATTTTTTAAGCCGCTTCCAGCAGGAAAAACAGCTGGACGTGTCCATTGAGCTGGGCCTGCAGACCGCCAACTACAAGACCCTTAAAATATTGAACCGCAGGCACAGCCTGGCCGACTATATCGAGGCGGCCGCGGCGGTCAAGGGCCATGGGCTTCAGCTCTGTACCCATGTGATCCTCGACCTGCCATGGGACGACCGGGACGACGTGGTGGAAACCGCCGGCGTGGTCTCGGCGGCGGGGTCGGATTTTGTCAAATGCCACGCCCTGTATGTGGAGCGGAGCACGGCCCTTGCGGACATGTATTTAAAAGGCGAAATCAGCCTTTTTCCCAAGGAAGAAT containing:
- a CDS encoding TIGR01212 family radical SAM protein (This family includes YhcC from E. coli K-12, an uncharacterized radical SAM protein.) — translated: MEEHPLYRVYSQWLKERYGSKVYKLPVNVPVSCPNRDGAAGEGGCIYCGAKGGGNETLSDALSVAEQVKKNRAYIAKRYKAKLFIPYFQSFTNTYCSAPQLERWVREAVGSGEGIAGVAISTRPDCISDEQLDFLSRFQQEKQLDVSIELGLQTANYKTLKILNRRHSLADYIEAAAAVKGHGLQLCTHVILDLPWDDRDDVVETAGVVSAAGSDFVKCHALYVERSTALADMYLKGEISLFPKEEYIERCILFLTHLNPDMVVQRIIGRAPEADSIITNWNTSWWKIKESLEERMRCEGVWQGKNFHEKQEIIRAKWRPLL